One Plasmodium cynomolgi strain B DNA, chromosome 12, whole genome shotgun sequence genomic region harbors:
- a CDS encoding hypothetical protein (putative), with the protein MMQAEYYPKQNVVSLSIELSSWAKAFLTDLRISKNLLSCTKASIIIKKKKQIRNFHLYKIKLRLLYDSSSNRPDVSVEGEKLRPRSSPLDDPPGGKETRCDSPLAHGKGSFCNTYTNTKGGNKNSVIYNEENEVRTSSRKATNFERNDGKGGMNGVEWEGLNGNRPVPLCTKQEDEAKRGAECTPMIQNAKIKSIHFMLKERLIIYVLLDLIVVRKKNDFVQSTINKELHYMLKMGRNVLQCKWCSKDVIICEGVNFILPNLYLNTADFLEHAFCEECTTISFDGLKDVDRNIFLFPNCLFFHFSLVKESHLAIKTDSLHHFRFLLFCNFCYNSLGYLENQRNHTYSNYKKKKMSDNLKDIFLGSIHEGDQGRYTQLNRATMTLRCGDLPPIHFNEERENLIHHLDVTPEEKQHDGTEANGVLLSEENFHEERKHTGKKGTQNDSNVDLRADHSGGSINPCGEMTPKMYLLKHKIKMTLNGENIFKNYNHVLFLNEYMHYKCEKKNTTLFYLRSNQKRKIIEVRIFIRTLYICKIGDDTEDLSNFLGLQKVMKIFFCTKGESELKFANSETIDLSRELYEDVLKMLVAYSFQGCAPGAKLFSYLHLVH; encoded by the exons ATGATGCAGGCGGAATATTACCCAAAACAAAACGTAGTGTCCCTGAGCATCGAACTGAGCAGCTGGGCCAAGGCGTTCCTTACCGATTTACGAATATCAAAGAATCTCCTCAGTTGCACCAAGGCGTCTATcataattaagaaaaaaaaacaaattcgaaatttccatttgtataaaattaaacTGAGACTACTATATGACAGTTCCTCCAACCGTCCTGACGTTTCAgttgaaggagaaaagttGAGGCCAAGGAGTTCACCCCTGGATGATCCCCCAGGCGGAAAGGAGACCCGATGTGACTCCCCCCTCGCACATGGGAAGGGCAGCTTCTGCAATACATACACTAATACaaagggaggaaataaaaacagtgTTATTTACAATGAGGAAAACGAAGTCAGGACGAGTAGTAGAAAGGCAAcaaattttgaaagaaaTGATGGAAAGGGGGGGATGAATGGAGTCGAATGGGAAGGCCTGAATGGGAACAGACCCGTTCCACTGTGTACGAAACAGGAGGATGAAGCCAAAAGGGGCGCGGAATGCACACCGATGA TACAAAATGCAAAGATAAAATCGATTCACTTTATGCTAAAGGAAAGGCTGATTATATACGTCCTCCTAGACCTAATCGtagtcagaaaaaaaaacgactttGTTCAGTCCACCATAAACAAAGAATTACACTACATGTTAAAGATGGGAAGAAATGTCCTTCAATGCAAATGGTGCAGTAAAGACGTTATCATATGCGAAggtgttaattttattttgcccaACCTGTACTTAAACACGGCTGATTTTTTGGAGCACGCGTTTTGCGAAGAATGTACCACCATCTCCTTTGATGGGTTAAAAGATGTTGACcgaaatattttcctcttccccaactgtttgttttttcatttcagcTTAGTAAAAGAGAGTCACCTAGCTATTAAGACAGATTCCTTGCACCACTTTcgctttttacttttttgtaatttttgctACAACTCTCTTGGATATTTAGAAAACCAAAGAAACCATACGTATTccaattacaaaaaaaaaaaaatgagtgatAACCTTAAAGATATTTTTCTGGGTTCAATTCACGAGGGGGACCAAGGGAGGTACACACAGCTAAACAGGGCCACTATGACGTTGCGCTGTGGTGATCTTCCACCTATACACTTTAATGAAGAGAGAGAAAATTTGATCCATCATTTGGACGTTACCCcagaggagaagcagcatGACGGGACGGAAGCGAATGGTGTACTCCTTTCTGAGGAAAATTTCCATGAGGAGAGAAAGCATACAGGGAAGAAGGGTACCCAAAATGACAGCAACGTTGATCTTAGAGCAGATCACAGTGGAGGAAGTATCAACCCCTGTGGGGAGATGACCCCCAAGATGTACCTACttaaacacaaaataaaaatgacattaaatggggaaaatatcTTCAAAAATTACAACCATGTACTTTTCCTAAACGAGTATATGCACtataaatgtgaaaaaaaaaacacaacacttttttatttaaggagtaatcaaaaaaggaaaataatcgAAGTGAGGATATTCATAAGGACGctttatatttgtaaaattggGGATGACACGGAAGAtctttctaattttttaggTCTCCAAAAagtgatgaaaatatttttttgcacaaaaggaGAATCTGAATTGAAGTTCGCTAATTCGGAAACTATTGACCTTTCGAGGGAGCTCTACGAGGatgtattaaaaatgttggtCGCGTATTCCTTCCAAGGGTGTGCCCCCGGAGCGAAGCTCTTCTCATATCTGCACCTGGTCCATTAG
- a CDS encoding hypothetical protein (putative) yields the protein MAKEEIALNKPSSKDQGANRGKKTRVDDVGDTGKKSIVDIEELSEYDIEKKDEMEEEKYYNLLSIAYALMAITADAPYFLIVSMGDYFRQAFNVKDIMITEFALMESIVFIVVCVLLHLIGSYRLKWNLFQPLFSTFFFTLIHLVVYFKRDYIGHKMVIFSVIPFAIISCVIKMTTMKICVLFRKQYCTAYVCGLSLSGFVVFVLYVLGAYVFFAEDENKFCKMFSLFCGIFSCISLTSFFILHKIYKLPFVERLREKYEDKGLLINQMILVDSVKSIFVVWEYVIIGFLANFIAYQMYPTVFPICIQSSKEMKGLLSGILLFGDSAAHLLVHFLDSYFLKMNLCIFFLIKLMMFGFLPIFAALVVYHNSIFYNSYFLMALSYSFGFCHGILSNAVFVKIPEVCRKRKKEQYLKLAPNIVFLAFVLGTMIGVVVSKLHVHLLTGQ from the coding sequence ATGGCCAAGGAGGAAATCGCGCTGAACAAGCCCAGCAGCAAGGACCAAGGTGCAAATAGAGGCAAAAAGACTCGAGTAGATGACGTAGGTGacacgggaaaaaaatccattgTAGATATAGAAGAGCTAAGCGAATATGACATAGAAAAGAAGGACGagatggaggaggagaagtacTACAACTTGCTCTCGATTGCATATGCTCTAATGGCAATCACAGCAGACGCACCATACTTCCTAATCGTATCGATGGGCGATTATTTCAGACAGGCATTTAATGTGAAGGACATCATGATAACAGAGTTTGCCCTAATGGAAAGCATAGTGTTCATAGTCGTATGTGTATTGCTGCATCTGATTGGAAGTTACAGATTAAAATGGAATCTCTTCCAGCCACTattctccacattttttttcaccttaaTACATTTAGTGGTATACTTCAAGCGTGACTACATAGGACACAAAATGGTTATCTTCAGTGTTATACCATTTGCAATAATATCATGTGTGATTAAAATGACAACTATGAAAATATGTGTTCTGTTCCGAAAGCAGTACTGCACAGCGTACGTATGTGGATTGTCCCTATCCGGATTTGTGGTCTTCGTTTTGTACGTACTTGGAGCCTATGTCTTCTTCGCAgaggatgaaaataaattctgtaaaatgttttcccttttctgtggaattttttcatgCATTTCGTTAACatccttttttatccttcacaaaatatacaaaCTTCCATTTGTTGAGCGACTAAGAGAAAAGTATGAAGATAAGGGACTCCTGATTAATCAGATGATCTTAGTGGATTCTGTGAAATCGATTTTTGTTGTTTGGGAATACGTCATTATTGGttttttagcaaattttATCGCATATCAGATGTACCCTActgtttttcccatttgtattCAATCCAGCAAAGAAATGAAAGGACTACTATCTGGCATACTACTTTTTGGAGACTCAGCAGCACACCTATTGGTGCACTTTTTAGATTCCTACTTTTTGAAGATGaatttgtgtattttttttttgatcaaaTTGATGATGTTTGGAtttctgcccatttttgctgcTTTAGTTGTTTACCACAactcaattttttacaactcatattttttaatggcCTTGTCTTACTCCTTCGGATTTTGTCACGGGATTTTATCTAACGCtgtttttgtgaaaattccCGAAGTCTGTAGAAAGCGCAAGAAGGAGCAGTACCTCAAGTTGGCCCCCAACATTGTCTTCTTGGCCTTCGTGCTCGGGACCATGATTGGCGTCGTTGTATCTAAGCTCCACGTGCACCTTTTGACTGGGCAG
- a CDS encoding nucleic acid binding protein (putative) gives MTKRMPNKEQPNNGNTRNILTMENILKEKDRDNNKKVKNKLILKNKKNTSSTFNNNEMRILTIPKHRISSIKTNWMELIKPIVTHLKLEIRMNGDKIEVRTCKLTEDKNNLQKSSDYIKAYLLGFTIEDSLALLRIDDLYIESFQVKDVKILKGDHLSRCIGRICGSNGATKYAIENATKTRIVIAGDKIHILGSFNNIKMARYSICSLILGSTQGKIFNKLNILAKRMKERF, from the exons ATGACCAAACGGATGCCGAACAAG GAACAACCAAATAACGGAAACACAAGAAACATTTTAAccatggaaaatattttgaaggaaaaagatagagacaataataaaaaggtgaaaaacaaattaattttaaaaaataaaaaaaacacaagtAGTACATTTAACAATAACGAAATGAGAATACTAACTATCCCAAAGCATCGCATATCAtctataaaaacaaattggatGGAATTAATTAAACCAATTGTGACTCACTTAAAGTTAGAAATAAGAATGAATGGAGATAAAATAGAAGTAAGGACATGTAAATTGactgaagataaaaataacttGCAAAAATCATCTGATTATATAAAGGCATATTTACTTGGATTCACCATCGAAGATTCTTTAGCCCTACTAAGGATAGACGATTTATATATAGAAAGCTTTCAAGTCAAGGATGTGAAGATATTAAAAGGGGACCACCTCTCGAGATGCATTGGGAGAATATGTGGTAGTAATGGTGCAACAAAATATGCTATAGAAAATGCCACAAAAACGAGGATAGTCATAGCAGGAGataaaattcatattttggGTAGCTTTAACAATATCAAAATGGCTAGATATTCCATTTGTAGTTTAATTCTTGGTTCAACACaagggaaaatttttaacaaactGAATATCCTTGCGAAGAGAATGAAGGAGAGGTTTTAG
- a CDS encoding phosphoesterase (putative): IDKKKLDPSYFQKYDNIKWEGKIIAIGDIHGDIESLKLILRHANLVNENDEWIAENVLLVQVGDVLDRGIYGPLIYDYLFKLQKEAPLKKSKVLLIMGNHEQLNLCGYFDYVNKKEVEKFFKNNYNYRLFHFVYSRGEYYNKLIRLPAIAKVNDILFVHAGISKKISSLSLNTIRLKTRLQVENMCRVLSYDKSMNYVSQEGVLWHDHISRTAPYDEKEACSILSHVFNNYKAKHLVVGHTKQMTHEISSYCNGGLFLIDTGMSLFMNNGQPYPNYLVVQNGTFNSVHLNVEVNKKSKSCGSLEIELHSPNKQSFCVHARETRLSPQSSGWRFF; encoded by the coding sequence ATAGATAAAAAGAAGCTGGACCCTTCCTACTTCCAAAAATATGACAACATAAAAtgggaagggaaaataatCGCCATAGGAGACATACACGGAGATATAGAAAGTCTGAAGCTAATTTTACGACATGCAAATTTGGTAAACGAAAATGACGAATGGATTGCAGAAAATGTATTGCTAGTTCAGGTGGGAGATGTACTAGATAGAGGAATTTATGGTCCATTAATTTATGACTATTTATTTAAGTTACAAAAGGAAGCAcctttgaaaaaaagcaaagtcTTACTGATTATGGGAAATCACGAGCAACTAAACCTTTGTGGATATTTCGATTACGTAAATAAGAAAGAagtagaaaaattttttaaaaataattacaactACAGgttattccattttgtgtacagTAGGGGAGAGTACTACAATAAGTTAATTCGCTTACCAGCAATTGCTAAAGTgaatgatattttatttgtccACGCGGGGATAAGTAAAAAGATATCCTCACTTAGCTTAAATACCATACGGTTAAAGACGAGGCTGCAAGTTGAAAATATGTGCAGAGTGCTCAGTTATGATAAATCGATGAACTACGTAAGTCAAGAAGGAGTACTTTGGCATGACCACATTTCACGCACAGCTCCTTATGATGAGAAAGAAGCATGCTCAATTTTATCTCATGTTTTTAACAACTACAAGGCTAAGCATTTAGTCGTAGGACACACCAAACAAATGACACATGAAATTAGCTCCTACTGTAATGGTGGTTTATTTCTTATCGACACTGGGATGAGCCTTTTCATGAATAACGGACAGCCGTATCCAAACTACCTCGTCGTCCAAAATGGGACCTTCAATTCAGTTCACTTAAACGTTGAGGTAAATAAGAAGAGCAAAAGTTGCGGTTCGCTTGAGATAGAACTGCACAGCCCCAACAAGCAGAGCTTCTGCGTCCACGCGAGGGAAACGCGCTTGTCTCCCCAGAGCAGCGGCTGGCGCTTCTTT
- a CDS encoding hypothetical protein (putative) → MKKKYSVLGDEDHTSDYNEGIKYREYKKSIRNIQINFEQSLSELKDNINSYENDRMKRSAHADCPPEFFTNNKKKINELESLYQNGVQTLDVMKNHFSQNKTYLLEISRYLSIFDKFKIQLQSLKNIFDKICAQNRINFYPQKDCSSVLYKHNEINHVIKERTALQHSISELDSMISIGQETSWKLKLQNYNITQQMKKMNFLNEQLPKIQKIIKNISNIL, encoded by the exons atgaagaaaaagtacaGCGTCCTGGGCGACGAAGACCACACCAGTGATTACAACGAAGGGATAAAGTATagagaatataaaaagagcATTCGgaatatacaaataaattttgagcAGTCGCTTAGCGAACTTAAGGATAATATAAATAGCTACGAAAATGATAGGATGAAAAGGAGTGCACACGCAGATTGCCCTCCAGAATTTTTTAccaacaataaaaaaaaaataaacgaattgGAAAGCTTGTACCAAAATGGAGTACAAACGCTGGATGTAATGAAAAATCATTTTAgtcaaaataaaacgtaCCTTTTGGAAATTTCCAGATATCTGAGCATTTtcgataaatttaaaattcaGTTACAGAGTCTTAAGAAtatatttgataaaatatgtgcacaaaACAGGATTAATTTTTATCCACAGAAGGATTGCTCATCTGTTCTGTACAAAcataatgaaataaaccaCGTTATCAAGGAGAGAACTGCTTTGCAGCATTCGATCAGTGAGCTAGACAGTATGATTTCTATTGGCCAGGAAACTAGTTGGAAGCTGAAGTTACAGAATTATAACATCACACagcagatgaaaaaaatgaacttctTAAATGAGCAGCTACCCaaaatccaaaaaattataaaaaatatcag caacattttataa
- a CDS encoding translation initiation factor EF-1 (putative) — TRQSNLFITPGSNKVHTQKTYYGLPQNVNRWTTWRRTGKRIPHRNVNVIYNRVKDSDVVKERESDTIEMNGVVDQCLANTNFVVRIPNGETFLCFISGKLRINKVKINLGDMVKIQIHKLNFEKRRGKIVFRYLQHAALGGKKRWSGEAVEW, encoded by the coding sequence ACTAGGCAGagcaatttatttataaccCCAGGAAGTAACAAAGTACACACGCAAAAAACCTACTATGGGTTGCCCCAAAATGTGAACAGGTGGACCACATGGAGGAGGACAGGCAAGAGAATTCCCCATAGGAACGTTAATGTGATATATAACAGGGTGAAAGATAGCGACGTTGTAAAGGAAAGAGAAAGTGATACAATCGAAATGAACGGAGTAGTGGACCAATGTCTGGCGAACACCAACTTTGTGGTTCGAattccaaatggggaaacctTTTTGTGCTTCATCTCAGGAAAATTGAGAATCAATAAAGTGAAAATCAACCTGGGGGACATGGTCAAAATACAGATACATAAATTGAACTTTGAGAAGCGCAGGGGGAAAATTGTCTTTAGGTATCTGCAGCACGCCGCactgggggggaagaagcggtggagtggtgaagcggtggagtGG
- a CDS encoding hypothetical protein (putative), which yields MNEPTDGKANDRKRKKPDENVEEGKDPGKSKKKVEFENDEEYEKYLVSNFKKGSARGSGGDGRHESRRESRRENRREGGRESSPAEDYALSDMIKSFYNEVKKYKTVDDMANEIKRLAIQNIKKNLEIICNNECTSSFFLEKYRVKYINEQAELNVKSAQNYFKEFLILYNSNNFDDFSLEVNTNVEKKAAGEDNEKKEKNGEQGEEAAKQPGEAANQPEEAANQPEEVANQPEEAANQPEEEDPQVMDHAQNSHGDDTNNGERSPNKNQISGKNSHANDEMYKTNTWKEKMKCKIENANENTNVLIKIVNYLASTSLHIDHIPVNIKKFDVIKKLNELNYDVLNANIWDTKANIYFKKHNKTSDLLSALREKPRSVEINGWYLNNVKRNNYNYVDLRICPPICSHVEVIKADYEKAKMLVRKLDASCHIDADLLDRIREEAYIEIRQKKRKLAEGQADGKGGDVADGEAGGVAAQAVAPSNSQNNASGESADQLGDSPIIEIIEENKNLSVTKKLDILIVYLRFVHNFCYYSARKFNTYDEMVRECGYFYLRVNMQNKFYNNLIPVFYENFNVSKLEQYGQHEQEKGWISNSADAFERDERGNYDDVVDGPLAEGYQPNQETNPNEKLPSSSPLHRLKKKYFNDVDSLSEYQLKWLLHFEEEIKDAINANYNEQIEIEKTKEFMNILKNNYILKPSDNPRGDEKSEIRCAKCKKLFNHIKDVPNHIFIKHSQIKLKLITETEAEIMKKYFYEAPHSFHFLFMMEKKYNSGHSKSHLSKNIFKKPKNFKNQNFHLLPNSTRNDYKDFDDPSLNVFENVKQSAPKKSDFYDDT from the exons atgaacgaacCAACTGACGGAAAAGCCAACGacaggaagaggaagaagccgGATGAGAATGTAGAGGAGGGAAAGGACCCCGGAaagtccaaaaaaaaagtagagtTTGAAAATGACGAAGAGTATGAAAAGTACCTCGTGAGTAACTTCAAGAAGGGGTCTGCCCGAGGAAGCGGGGGCGACGGCCGGCATGAAAGTCGGCGCGAAAGCCGCCGCGAAAACCGGCGCGAAGGTGGCCGTGAGAGCAGTCCTGCCGAGGACTACGCCCTCTCCGACATGATCAAGAGCTTCTACAACGAAGTGAAGAAGTACAAAACGGTAGACGACATGGCGaacgaaattaaaagacTAGCAATACAAAACATTAAGAAAAATCTGGAGATTATCTGTAACAACGAATGCActagttccttttttttggagaagtaCAGAGTGAAGTACATCAATGAGCAGGCTGAACTCAACGTCAAGTCcgcacaaaattattttaaagaatttcTAATACTTTACAATAGCAACAATTTTGATGACTTCAGCTTGGAGGTGAATACCAACGTGGAGAAAAAGGCTGCTGGGGAGgacaacgaaaaaaaggagaaaaatggcGAACAGGGTGAAGAAGCAGCTAAGCAGCCAGGAGAAGCAGCTAATCAGCCGGAAGAAGCAGCTAATCAGCCGGAAGAAGTAGCCAACCAGCCAGAAGAAGCAGCCAATCAgccagaagaagaagacccCCAAGTGATGGACCACGCTCAGAATAGCCACGGTGATGATACTAACAATGGGGAGAGGTCtccaaataaaaatcaaatcAGCGGAAAAAATAGCCATGCAAATGATGAAATGTACAAAACCAACacatggaaagaaaaaatgaaatgcaaaattgaaaatgcaaatgaaaatacaaacgttttgataaaaattgtaaattatttagCTAGCACGTCACTACACATCGACCACATACCagttaacataaaaaagttcgatgtgataaaaaagttaaacgAACTAAATTACGACGTGTTGAATGCAAATATTTGGGACAC AAAGGCAAATATATACTTTAAAAAGCACAACAAAACGAGTGACCTTTTAAGTGCCCTCCGTGAAAAACCACGTAGTGTTGAAATCAATGGCTGGTACTTAAATAAcgtaaaaaggaataattaCAATTATGTGGACTTGAGGATATGCCCTCCTATATGTTCCCACGTAGAAGTAATTAAAGCCGATTATGAGAAGGCTAAAATGTTGGTTAGAAAGCTGGATGCTTCTTGCCATATCGATGCGGATCTCTTGGATCGCATACGGGAAGAGGCCTACATCGAGATCAGgcagaagaagaggaagttGGCGGAGGGTCAAGCGGACGGAAAAGGCGGCGATGTAGCGGACGGAGAAGCCGGTGGTGTAGCGGCCCAAGCGGTTGCACCAAGCAATAGTCAGAATAACGCTAGTGGGGAGAGTGCCGACCAACTGGGAGACAGCCCCATCATAGAAATCATCGAAGAGAACAAAAATCTCagtgtgacaaaaaaattggacatCTTAATTGTATACCTCCGATTTGTGCATAACTTCTGTTACTACTCAGCGAGGAAATTCAACACTTACGACGAAATGGTGAGAGAGTGTGGCTACTTTTACCTGCGCGTGAACATGCAGAATAAGTTTTACAACAACTTGATCCCtgttttttacgaaaattttAACGTAAGCAAGTTGGAACAGTACGGACAGCATGAGCAGGAGAAAGGCTGGATAAGCAACTCCGCGGATGCCTTCGAACGTGATGAACGTGGCAACTATGACGACGTTGTGGACGGACCACTTGCAGAGGGATACCAACCCAACCAGGAGACCAACCCAAATGAAAAACTCCCCAGCTCCTCCCCTCTCCATCGCCTAAAGAAGAAATACTTTAACGATGTGGATAGCTTATCGGAATATCAACTCAAATGGCTTCTCCACTTCGAGGAAGAAATTAAGGACGCCATAAATGCAAACTATAATGAACAGATAGAAATCGAAAAGACAAAAGAATTTatgaacattttgaaaaataattatattttaaaaccaAGTGATAATCCTCGTGGTGacgaaaaaagtgaaatacGTTGTGCTAAGTGCAAGAAGCTTTTCAACCACATTAAGGACGTCCCTAACCATATCTTCATTAAGCATAGccaaattaaattaaaactCATCACAGAAACGGAAGCAGagataatgaagaaatatttttacgaaGCCCCTCACAGTTTTCATTTCCTCTttatgatggaaaaaaaatataattctggTCATTCGAAGAGCcatttaagtaaaaatatttttaaaaaacccaaaaattttaaaaatcagAATTTTCACCTCCTGCCGAACAGCACGAGGAATGACTACAAAGATTTTGACGACCCCAGCTTGAATGTCTTCGAGAATGTAAAGCAGAGTGCTCCCAAGAAGAGCGATTTTTACGACGACACGTAA